The DNA segment CAATTCAGTTTTGAAGTacaatatttaacaaattatctcaaataaaatcaattttaatacctaaaaatttattagatttaaattaatttgttaaataTTACAACAAAAATTATTCGATTATAGAAAATCCTACACGAGTCAAAAAATGACACAATAAGTGGCATCTATATGTTTATAATTTcgattaatatttaatatcaaaattatatttattcaaTAGAGTAAAATCATGTAATCCGTGCATTGCACGGACCTAATTCTAGTTAACCATAAAAGTGAAGGGAGCTATATATTAGTAAACTCTATGGATGAGTTGAAGGGTTATTTGTTTTTTGTTACacaaagtttaggtaagggtagatCTACCCATTCTCAAAACCACTACGAAGATTTATAGTAATgagggcaaaaaaaaaaaaacatgtgagAATAATATTTAAGACtatataacaaaattacaaGAAACAATTAATATTTAAGACTACAATTACATATATATGAAACAACAAATATAGAGTAAAAATATTCAACAACAATCCCAAATTGTCCTCCCTTTAGTTCTACGATCTCTGATTCTTAGAAAAGAATCGAAGAACTATATAAAACAAGATCCTATAAAAAACAGCCCAACCCAACATAATAATCACATTCTCCCATTTATCCCATTCCTCCGTACTAATCTTCAGCGATTGCAGAATCATAGTACCATTAACAGGAACTTTCCCTTCTCCTGTCTGAACATGCGAGAACACATGAGATGTCTGAAACTCATTCATCAAAAGCCCTTCATACGGATAAGTCATCGTCGAAATCTTGTTCATCCATTTCCAATACTTTGGAATATCATGACTATTCAAAAAATACCCACAGAACAAGAAAAATAGAGCAGTAAAAGCAATAACCGCTGCATAACCCAGAATATAATTAGGTACAACCGAACTCACGAACACCACAAACGAATTCGTCGAGAGAAGTGACACGTAGAGGACAATCAAGAAGTAGTAGAAAGGACCTCGAAGCTTGAGGGCAAACCAGACAATTCCAGCATAAACACCAGATTGAAGTAGAAGAAAAGGGAGATAAGTTATAAGTCCAGCAATGGTGTAAGAAGATGCTCTATACGCGTTGTGGGACGTTTCGCGGACGAAGATGAAACGTTCTTGAATGAAGGCGGGGACGGCGTCgtttgaggagaagaagaagaggcaaACGGTGAAGATGAAGAAACTTAGAAGTTGAGTTATGCCTTGATCGGAGTCGTCTTTAGGGTTTTTGAACATGGTGGCCATCATGAATCCCATGATTGTTAAGACTAGGAGTCTTGAGAGGAAGAGTTCGGGTGTTCTGCCGATGTTTTTGAAGTTTCTGCGCATGAGAATCCATGTCTCGGAGATGAAGGAGTTGGAGAATTTGGGAGCAAGATGGTATGGCATTTTGTTTGGGATGATGTTAGGGGTGAGGTAGTCGTTTTCGTTTACTGTGTAGTCGCTGCTATGAGGTGTTGGTGTGTTTGGTAGGATTTCACTTGAGTATGTGTAGTAACCTGGGGATGAACTGCAACAAAACTAAATAAGTCAGTATCCATAATTAACAATAGGTGAAGATGAATGCATGAATTTCAAAGAATAGAATTTTACATTTGTGGTGAATTATTAAAGTATTTCTTGGTTTATCATAGATAAATTAGGCTGATGATCTTTGAATTTTGTACTTAGTTTTATTATGTTGTCGGAATTTTGCAATTTACTAACATTATAACTCTTTTTACGGGTTGATCAAGATGAATATCAAAATAGAAATGAAATTTTAAGcatttttaattcttaaactttttgaTTTTTGAGTTTATTCGTGTGTTATTTGATTAGGAATGATTACAGAGGAAATACTAAGAAAATGATTATTTGGATAGTCTAAAATGATGGTTGCAATGAAATATGATGGTACCAATTTTAATTATTGGACTTTTTGATTTTGAGGTTTTTATCTGTCATTTTGACTTGATCAAATGTACTATGAGTGATTATGTTAGCAAAGTACAAAGTTCAATAACTATAATATCGAATTTTGAAGTTCAGAGaccataataaaaataagataaatgTTCATGACtatagatgtaatttactcgAGTTATAAGTATTTATAAGTTTAGGGTGTTTTATGTTAGAGATGGATGAAACATCTATAGAAGAAAGGGAAAACTAAAAACCAGACTCAATATTTATAGTGACCTACAAACCAACCCTttttgagatgcaagctattttAAGGCATGTCTAATCGTATCATATAAACGTATACGCTTGTATGACAATCAAACCATCTACACATCTAACGAAAAAATCTACTATGAATTAGGACCAGTAATAGTTCTTCCACTCAACAATTAAAATGATGTGGCATCGTTTGAATGAAATGACCATTACTGATCTTGATCCacagtaaaaaaatttcaaaaagtaAACATAATCGTAGAAATGTTTGGGGCCGGGCAAAGATTATTTGCCCCCAGCTTTACTAGAAGAGTCCATTTCATCCGTCAATATGACCAACGGTTCACCCTAAACTCATAAATTTCTTTACCAATCACCCTAAACCAAGAAATACTTTGATCATTCAACACAAATATATCATTTACCCTAGAATATTACCTCATTGGATTTTGCAATTTCCGATCATTCCTTTGGCGAGAAGGTGTAAATCTGAGAGTTTGCACAACCCCAACATGACTGCTCATGCTCCAAGAAGGACTCCTCAAACTATGGTCAAATTCATTAGACTCTTGTATACTTGCTTCTAAAGGAAGCCGTTTCCCACCATTTTTCCTCGACTCTTCCACCCCCATCCGACTCTTCCGGTTCTTCCTCGACCGCGGCGGCGGTGTCACATAATTAACAGT comes from the Euphorbia lathyris chromosome 5, ddEupLath1.1, whole genome shotgun sequence genome and includes:
- the LOC136229080 gene encoding ABC transporter G family member STR2-like, translated to MPPRNGHREETVIEIQNNKPVNFTGGLEFTNLTYTVTKKKKLEGKWISQEVDLLNMITGYAPKGCITAVMGPSGAGKSTLLDGLAGRIASGSLKGRVSFDGTEMSPSLIKRTSAYIMQEDRLFPMLTVYETLMFAADFRLGPISTTDKVHRVEKLIEQLGLSSARNTYIGDEGTRGVSGGERRRVSIGVDIIHGPSLLFLDEPTSGLDSTSAHSVIEKVHDIARSGSTVILTIHQPSSRIQLLLDHLIILARGQLMFQGSPKDVTLHLNRMGRKVPKGENSIEYLIDVIQEYDQTQHGVEAIAEFARTGMKPPKLSDEELSAVSTVNYVTPPPRSRKNRKSRMGVEESRKNGGKRLPLEASIQESNEFDHSLRSPSWSMSSHVGVVQTLRFTPSRQRNDRKLQNPMSSSPGYYTYSSEILPNTPTPHSSDYTVNENDYLTPNIIPNKMPYHLAPKFSNSFISETWILMRRNFKNIGRTPELFLSRLLVLTIMGFMMATMFKNPKDDSDQGITQLLSFFIFTVCLFFFSSNDAVPAFIQERFIFVRETSHNAYRASSYTIAGLITYLPFLLLQSGVYAGIVWFALKLRGPFYYFLIVLYVSLLSTNSFVVFVSSVVPNYILGYAAVIAFTALFFLFCGYFLNSHDIPKYWKWMNKISTMTYPYEGLLMNEFQTSHVFSHVQTGEGKVPVNGTMILQSLKISTEEWDKWENVIIMLGWAVFYRILFYIVLRFFSKNQRS